The proteins below are encoded in one region of Segatella copri:
- a CDS encoding endo-1,4-beta-xylanase, giving the protein MKVNKYIISALVCPFVLGSCADWDDWKYDVEKPQTIAQYEYLNDYAPLKEYLDRGAHPGFKVSAALGVDEFNQQGPLFRLAAHNFDEIVAGNAMKMASCVNDQGEMDFSKVSSFVHAAEDAGLTVYGHALAWHAQQPSKYLNGLIKDKELPPAEENPGLIITAGAPKKDTWEYEIYYDLDKPLQAGKTYEISLNVRGTNPGTIDFWPGKKDGSDTQYGAGSFTVAEKAIDNSFSFTPNADIDRLRFCFGKIGGTLYFDNFVLKEKGSDHNIAVNSTFDEKDISHWTKVSWVDISYKIGNVAGAGAVEIPVSVGHLTFDDGQNLGGWGMDNAPEIVNGVCEVGNNAAKENPWNAQVCYKPGFAFENGTTYHLKMKIKGSVAGEFGAGFQNPDGYKGCGDFPTINVTTDWKEVDVTTTCNGDNAKRLLLNIGKYAGTLYIDDFEVYYTKSSNSIPLTAEEKKNILTSAMQKWISGMMQATEGKVKAWDLINEAVSGGGNVNGFYALQTEATSEHNPQDFYWQDYFTPEMYGPIVEKAARDAYAAVEGTNPADLKLFINDYNLESDWDSNKKVKSLVYWIGVWEKKGQELGWNTKIDGIGSQMHISYYENPQTLESKKKAIQNMLKIMAETGKLVRISEIDMGYVDKDGKDVTTAQLEKLPIEERVAKEKAMAEHYKWIIEQYFKIVPVSQQYGICQWCLTDSPTDSGWRPGQPVGLWNLNYQRKPAYGGFADGLASSAKGESDVK; this is encoded by the coding sequence ATGAAAGTAAATAAATATATTATATCTGCACTGGTCTGCCCATTTGTTTTGGGCAGCTGTGCAGACTGGGATGACTGGAAATATGACGTAGAGAAACCTCAGACCATCGCTCAGTATGAGTATCTCAACGACTATGCGCCATTGAAGGAGTATCTGGATCGTGGTGCTCATCCTGGCTTTAAGGTAAGTGCTGCACTTGGCGTGGACGAGTTCAACCAGCAGGGTCCTCTCTTCCGTCTTGCAGCCCATAACTTTGATGAGATTGTTGCAGGCAATGCCATGAAGATGGCTTCCTGTGTCAACGACCAGGGTGAGATGGATTTCAGTAAGGTATCTTCCTTTGTACATGCAGCAGAAGATGCAGGGTTAACAGTTTATGGTCATGCGCTTGCATGGCATGCTCAGCAGCCTAGCAAGTATTTGAATGGGCTGATAAAGGATAAGGAGTTGCCTCCTGCTGAGGAGAATCCTGGACTTATCATCACGGCTGGTGCTCCTAAGAAAGATACCTGGGAATATGAAATCTACTATGATCTGGATAAACCTCTTCAAGCAGGTAAAACTTACGAGATTTCACTTAATGTAAGGGGAACTAATCCTGGAACGATTGATTTCTGGCCTGGTAAGAAAGATGGTTCTGATACACAGTATGGAGCAGGTTCATTTACTGTAGCTGAAAAAGCTATTGATAATAGCTTCTCTTTTACACCGAATGCGGATATCGATCGTTTGCGTTTCTGCTTCGGAAAGATTGGCGGTACTCTCTATTTTGATAATTTTGTATTGAAGGAAAAGGGCTCTGACCATAATATTGCAGTCAACTCTACCTTTGATGAAAAAGATATTTCTCACTGGACCAAAGTTTCTTGGGTAGACATCTCCTATAAGATTGGTAATGTAGCTGGTGCAGGTGCTGTTGAAATCCCTGTAAGTGTTGGGCATCTTACCTTTGATGATGGTCAGAACCTTGGTGGATGGGGTATGGATAATGCGCCAGAGATTGTAAATGGTGTTTGTGAGGTTGGTAACAACGCAGCCAAGGAAAACCCCTGGAATGCACAAGTTTGCTATAAACCAGGTTTCGCTTTCGAGAATGGTACAACCTATCACTTGAAGATGAAAATCAAGGGTTCTGTAGCTGGTGAATTTGGTGCTGGATTCCAGAATCCTGATGGATACAAAGGCTGTGGTGACTTCCCTACCATCAACGTTACAACTGATTGGAAGGAAGTTGATGTGACTACCACATGTAATGGTGACAATGCCAAGCGCCTGCTGCTGAATATCGGTAAATATGCGGGTACCCTCTATATTGATGATTTTGAAGTTTACTACACGAAGTCTTCAAATTCTATTCCTTTGACTGCTGAGGAGAAGAAGAACATTCTTACCTCTGCTATGCAGAAGTGGATAAGTGGCATGATGCAGGCCACTGAAGGCAAGGTGAAGGCTTGGGATCTCATCAACGAGGCTGTCTCAGGTGGTGGCAATGTGAATGGCTTCTATGCTCTTCAGACTGAGGCTACCAGTGAGCATAATCCACAAGATTTCTACTGGCAGGATTACTTCACACCAGAGATGTATGGTCCTATCGTAGAGAAGGCGGCTCGTGATGCTTATGCTGCGGTAGAGGGTACAAACCCTGCAGACCTCAAGCTCTTTATCAACGATTATAACCTGGAGTCTGACTGGGACAGCAACAAGAAGGTGAAGTCGCTCGTTTACTGGATTGGCGTATGGGAAAAGAAGGGTCAGGAACTCGGCTGGAACACCAAGATTGATGGTATCGGATCACAGATGCACATCAGCTACTACGAGAATCCACAGACTCTGGAAAGCAAGAAGAAGGCCATCCAGAACATGCTCAAGATCATGGCAGAGACTGGCAAGCTCGTCCGTATCTCAGAGATCGATATGGGCTATGTAGATAAAGATGGCAAAGATGTTACTACTGCTCAGCTGGAGAAGCTTCCTATTGAAGAGCGTGTGGCTAAGGAAAAGGCTATGGCTGAACACTACAAGTGGATTATCGAGCAGTATTTCAAGATCGTTCCTGTCAGTCAGCAGTATGGTATCTGCCAGTGGTGTCTCACCGATTCACCAACAGACAGCGGTTGGCGCCCTGGACAGCCTGTAGGTCTTTGGAACCTCAACTATCAGCGCAAGCCTGCTTACGGTGGTTTTGCTGATGGTCTTGCTTCTTCTGCTAAAGGAGAAAGTGATGTAAAATAA
- a CDS encoding DUF1735 domain-containing protein, whose product MNKTFRKIGTAIMGLALVAGLSTSCSNGDWEDSLQGGTGNGGNNGKISVYFSMQAPIRVITLGNDDDAVNTDDNAHQFKLQATWGGGYKNTKDCKISYQIDPSLLPEGSGMEVLPESYYTLEDPNTLTIPKGKIIGGTTVHLTDAFFNDPKAVTTHYVLPVRLVSSLTGDDILEKQNYQLLCVKYKNQYSGLYCKTGTTNIQDLKTITHKNEDALDVASSVDFNTSSITFSYPVKEWKYDDKEHIWSQIDASKELTITLAFNGENCKVYQDGKEIGTGTFAPRGIQDFSDKNRMADCLKIKFNATVVTNAGDAEHEKTWNISADYVMSMMSRNNKLESWK is encoded by the coding sequence ATGAATAAAACATTCAGAAAAATAGGAACTGCAATCATGGGACTTGCCTTGGTAGCTGGTCTTTCTACCTCTTGTTCAAACGGAGATTGGGAAGATAGTCTTCAGGGAGGAACAGGCAATGGTGGCAACAACGGTAAGATATCTGTATATTTCTCTATGCAGGCACCTATCCGCGTTATCACCCTCGGTAATGACGATGATGCGGTAAATACCGACGACAATGCTCATCAGTTCAAGTTGCAGGCAACTTGGGGTGGTGGCTACAAAAATACCAAGGACTGTAAGATCAGTTATCAGATAGATCCATCTCTTCTGCCAGAAGGCAGTGGTATGGAGGTGCTCCCTGAATCCTACTATACTCTGGAGGATCCTAACACCCTGACTATTCCTAAGGGAAAAATCATAGGTGGTACAACAGTTCATCTTACTGATGCCTTCTTCAACGATCCGAAGGCTGTTACTACTCACTATGTATTGCCAGTAAGACTCGTTTCTTCTCTCACTGGTGATGATATCCTTGAAAAGCAGAACTACCAGTTGCTCTGTGTGAAGTACAAGAATCAGTATTCAGGTCTGTATTGCAAGACAGGAACTACCAATATCCAGGATCTGAAGACCATTACTCACAAGAACGAGGATGCGCTGGATGTGGCTTCATCTGTAGATTTCAACACATCTTCCATCACTTTCTCTTATCCTGTAAAGGAGTGGAAGTATGATGACAAAGAGCATATCTGGAGTCAGATTGATGCATCGAAGGAGTTGACCATTACTCTGGCATTCAATGGAGAAAACTGTAAGGTTTATCAGGATGGCAAGGAGATCGGTACTGGTACTTTTGCTCCTCGTGGCATTCAGGATTTCAGCGACAAGAACCGTATGGCTGATTGTCTGAAGATCAAGTTTAATGCTACTGTAGTGACCAACGCTGGTGATGCAGAGCACGAGAAAACATGGAACATCTCTGCCGACTATGTGATGTCTATGATGAGTCGTAACAACAAGCTTGAGTCATGGAAGTAA
- a CDS encoding RagB/SusD family nutrient uptake outer membrane protein, giving the protein MNNLLSKYKIGGVVLGLALSIGLTSCDDMFEPAIENHLGFEYMYDHPDYADGVLGNAYTRLPNRQYSFNDVATDDAVSNDAAESLRKMTGVDSWTSSSNPVEAWRDCRAAIQYINLFLANVDKVNWNSDETVRAMYEQRYIGEAKGLRALFMYYLLRAHGGWANGTLLGVPNDLVPTNVSSDFNSLEVRASFADCMKQLIEDAEEAVRVLPVDYKDTDNETMTVSCLGKSYTVTKATYNRVLGSNFAGRLSGRIARAVLAQATLMAASPAFADGSGVTYEQAAKYAKAVLDLNGGISGIDTNGLEWYADPNMKDLKAAECPKEVLWRTEKSENNDLETKYYPPSIYGQGRINPTQNLVDAFPAANGYPITDANSEYDPANPYENRDPRLAKYIIYNGQKAGSGNAVINTQADNADNLDGLNKDVSKSTRTGYYMKKLLRQDINLDPTVNGKAYHYTARIRYTELYLDYAEAANEAYGPKGGTGYSAYDVIKAIRERAGLGEFGEDPYLEECAQSKEKMRDLIRNERRIELCFEGFRFWDLRRWKVKLADLNETAKGMSITNEEAGKKYTPISVETRNFKENAFYGPIPYDQILNFPSLVQNTGW; this is encoded by the coding sequence ATGAACAACTTACTATCAAAATATAAAATTGGTGGAGTGGTGCTCGGACTGGCTCTTTCGATAGGACTGACAAGCTGTGACGATATGTTCGAGCCTGCCATCGAAAACCATCTGGGTTTCGAGTATATGTACGACCATCCTGACTATGCTGATGGTGTGCTTGGCAACGCCTATACCCGTCTGCCAAACCGCCAATACTCGTTCAACGATGTCGCTACAGACGATGCCGTGAGCAACGATGCCGCCGAATCTTTACGTAAGATGACTGGCGTAGATAGCTGGACTTCAAGCAGCAATCCGGTGGAAGCCTGGCGCGACTGCCGTGCAGCCATCCAGTATATTAACCTCTTCCTTGCCAATGTGGATAAGGTAAACTGGAACAGCGATGAGACTGTGCGTGCCATGTATGAGCAGCGTTATATCGGCGAGGCCAAGGGTTTGAGAGCACTCTTTATGTACTATCTGCTCCGTGCCCATGGTGGTTGGGCCAATGGAACACTCCTCGGTGTTCCTAACGATCTTGTGCCAACAAATGTAAGTTCTGATTTCAATTCTCTGGAGGTGCGTGCTTCTTTTGCCGACTGCATGAAGCAGCTCATTGAGGATGCAGAAGAGGCTGTACGTGTACTTCCTGTTGACTACAAGGATACGGATAACGAGACAATGACCGTTAGTTGCCTTGGCAAATCCTATACAGTTACAAAGGCTACTTACAATCGTGTACTTGGTTCCAACTTCGCCGGACGCTTAAGTGGTCGTATCGCCCGTGCCGTTCTTGCACAGGCTACATTGATGGCTGCATCTCCAGCCTTTGCCGATGGCAGCGGCGTAACCTACGAGCAGGCTGCCAAATATGCCAAGGCAGTGCTCGACCTCAATGGTGGCATCTCAGGCATCGATACAAATGGTTTGGAGTGGTATGCAGACCCAAACATGAAGGATCTTAAAGCGGCAGAATGTCCTAAGGAAGTACTCTGGCGTACAGAGAAAAGCGAGAACAATGATTTGGAGACCAAGTACTACCCACCATCAATCTATGGTCAGGGTCGTATCAATCCAACCCAGAATCTTGTAGATGCATTCCCTGCTGCCAACGGTTATCCTATTACAGATGCCAACAGCGAATATGACCCAGCTAATCCATACGAAAACCGTGACCCACGTCTGGCTAAGTACATTATCTATAACGGTCAGAAAGCAGGTTCTGGAAATGCTGTCATCAATACACAGGCAGACAACGCAGACAATCTCGATGGTCTCAACAAGGATGTTTCCAAGTCAACCCGCACAGGTTACTATATGAAGAAGCTCCTCCGTCAGGACATCAACCTGGATCCTACGGTTAACGGCAAGGCTTATCATTATACAGCCCGTATCCGTTACACAGAGCTTTATCTGGATTATGCCGAGGCAGCCAATGAGGCTTATGGTCCTAAGGGTGGCACAGGTTACTCAGCCTACGATGTAATCAAGGCAATCCGTGAGCGTGCAGGCTTGGGAGAGTTTGGTGAAGATCCATATCTGGAAGAGTGCGCACAGAGCAAGGAAAAGATGCGTGACTTGATCAGAAACGAGCGCCGCATCGAGCTTTGTTTCGAAGGCTTCCGCTTCTGGGATCTGCGTCGCTGGAAGGTTAAACTCGCTGATCTCAATGAGACTGCCAAGGGTATGAGCATCACCAACGAAGAGGCTGGCAAGAAATATACTCCTATCTCAGTGGAAACGCGTAACTTCAAGGAGAATGCCTTCTATGGTCCTATACCATACGACCAGATTCTTAATTTCCCATCACTCGTTCAGAACACAGGATGGTAA
- a CDS encoding DUF1593 domain-containing protein yields MDYAFSSHQWIRKTCGKDIRFFWDDSAWIVQNAIGSQNWNEYATHIQNHGNLGKIYPKNKYGVEGDTPSFLHVTPNGLNDPTVCSQAGWGGYFRWGLSPDSLTTCYTNADPAVRCISEKYEKYFYPAIFANFMARMDWAAYGKGNRNPIVIVNGEKGLNPIIIEPETEEEFQLNASKSVDPDKDKLTFHWWILPEAGTYTSTVSIREADKANAILRIPQDAAGKELHIICEVTDNGTPALTSYRRVIIRPKLGETFNLSGQR; encoded by the coding sequence GTGGATTATGCCTTCAGTTCTCATCAATGGATCCGCAAGACTTGCGGCAAGGATATCCGCTTTTTCTGGGACGACAGCGCCTGGATCGTGCAGAACGCCATAGGAAGCCAGAATTGGAACGAATACGCAACTCATATACAAAATCACGGGAATCTAGGGAAAATATATCCGAAAAACAAATACGGAGTGGAAGGCGACACTCCTTCTTTCCTACATGTAACCCCAAATGGATTAAACGATCCGACCGTATGTAGCCAGGCAGGTTGGGGTGGCTATTTCCGATGGGGACTGTCACCAGACAGTCTGACAACATGCTACACAAATGCAGATCCGGCAGTCAGATGCATATCGGAGAAATATGAAAAATACTTCTATCCCGCAATATTCGCCAACTTCATGGCACGTATGGATTGGGCTGCATACGGCAAAGGAAACCGTAACCCGATAGTCATCGTAAATGGTGAAAAGGGATTGAACCCGATTATAATTGAACCAGAAACAGAAGAGGAATTCCAATTAAACGCTTCAAAATCTGTGGATCCGGATAAAGATAAACTGACATTCCACTGGTGGATATTGCCGGAAGCGGGTACTTACACCTCAACGGTAAGTATCAGAGAGGCAGACAAAGCTAATGCCATTCTACGTATCCCCCAGGATGCAGCAGGAAAAGAACTGCATATAATCTGTGAAGTGACAGACAATGGGACTCCGGCGCTGACCAGTTACAGAAGGGTCATCATCCGCCCAAAACTTGGCGAGACATTCAACCTTTCTGGGCAGCGATAA
- a CDS encoding HNH endonuclease: MKKIFTLIAAALMAVNVSAANKVLKITGTADKANAWDSQCFINLKNLEKGKPYVVKFDVYTTAGTEFKIGTEAIDETQTEHMTEWNASAVFSYTEELTLTNQKSEAVINFPGKTTVTCHSHCTAKPGMEIDHTNGNTKNCDPEILENYEYAATALLLNVGKMPKDAAIYIGSIKVYDADGTLLSTENFDNATVGEYDTNKTVHYPGWQNAATFEIVEEPTTGISKIESANVAKDGKCFNLAGQQVGKGYKGIVIKNGKKMVIK, encoded by the coding sequence ATGAAAAAGATTTTTACTTTGATTGCTGCTGCCTTGATGGCAGTTAACGTGAGTGCAGCTAACAAGGTGCTGAAGATTACTGGCACCGCTGACAAGGCTAATGCTTGGGATAGCCAGTGTTTTATCAACCTTAAGAATCTAGAGAAGGGCAAGCCTTATGTCGTGAAGTTTGATGTGTACACTACAGCTGGTACCGAATTCAAAATCGGAACAGAGGCTATTGACGAGACTCAGACAGAGCATATGACGGAGTGGAATGCTTCTGCAGTGTTCAGTTATACTGAGGAACTTACCTTGACTAATCAAAAGTCAGAGGCAGTAATAAACTTCCCTGGTAAGACCACGGTTACTTGTCACTCCCACTGTACTGCAAAGCCAGGAATGGAGATAGATCATACAAATGGTAATACCAAAAATTGTGATCCGGAAATTTTGGAGAATTATGAGTATGCTGCTACTGCACTCTTGCTGAATGTAGGAAAGATGCCTAAGGATGCAGCCATCTATATTGGTAGCATTAAGGTGTATGATGCAGATGGCACCCTCCTTTCAACAGAGAATTTTGATAATGCAACAGTTGGTGAGTATGATACTAATAAGACTGTTCACTATCCAGGTTGGCAGAATGCTGCTACATTTGAAATTGTAGAAGAGCCTACTACAGGCATTTCTAAAATTGAGAGTGCAAATGTAGCTAAGGATGGCAAGTGCTTCAACCTCGCTGGTCAGCAGGTAGGTAAGGGTTACAAGGGCATTGTGATCAAGAATGGTAAAAAGATGGTTATCAAGTAA
- a CDS encoding ATP-binding protein has translation MIRRKLQETIETRMFGGKAIIIIGARQVGKSTLFKMILEKRTEPILQLNCDEPEVKEMLSQVNSQELKLLIGKHKIVMIDEAQRVENIGLTLKLITDNFPEVQLLVTGSSSFELQNKLNEPLTGRKFEYHLFPLSTGELLESQGLLTVKQTLENRLIYGSYPDVINHTKDAKDILYNLSNSYLYKDLLTLESIRRPALLSKLLTALALQVTSEVSYNELAQTVGTDSKTVEKYVDLLEKCYIIFKLNGFSRNLRTELKRAKKFYFYDNGIRNAILQNFAPLALRQDVGALWENFVISERIKANQYEGRYVNSYFWRTNQQQEIDYIEESDGQFTLFEMKWNPKRANTQFPASFLNTYDVKDKTIITPENWLEHL, from the coding sequence ATGATAAGAAGGAAACTACAAGAAACGATAGAGACCAGAATGTTTGGTGGTAAAGCTATTATTATAATAGGTGCCAGACAAGTAGGAAAAAGTACGCTTTTCAAAATGATACTTGAAAAACGTACGGAACCTATATTGCAATTAAACTGTGATGAGCCAGAAGTAAAAGAAATGCTATCCCAGGTGAATAGCCAAGAACTAAAATTGCTCATTGGCAAACACAAGATTGTCATGATAGACGAGGCACAAAGAGTAGAAAACATAGGGCTAACCCTAAAATTGATTACCGACAACTTCCCTGAAGTACAATTACTGGTAACAGGCTCTTCCTCATTTGAATTACAAAACAAGCTCAATGAGCCACTGACCGGCAGAAAGTTTGAGTATCATCTCTTTCCATTGTCCACTGGTGAATTACTCGAATCTCAAGGCTTACTTACAGTAAAGCAAACACTAGAGAATCGCCTCATCTATGGCTCATACCCAGATGTCATCAATCATACAAAAGATGCAAAAGACATCTTGTACAATCTGTCCAATAGTTATCTCTATAAGGACTTGCTCACCTTAGAGAGTATACGCCGACCTGCATTGCTTAGCAAGCTACTCACTGCTTTAGCACTGCAAGTTACTAGCGAAGTTTCATACAATGAGCTGGCACAGACAGTAGGTACGGACAGCAAAACCGTGGAAAAATATGTAGACTTGCTAGAAAAATGCTATATCATCTTCAAGCTAAATGGTTTTAGCAGAAACCTGCGCACAGAACTGAAACGAGCCAAGAAGTTTTACTTTTACGACAATGGTATCCGAAATGCCATATTGCAAAACTTTGCGCCTTTGGCCCTTCGACAAGATGTTGGTGCCTTGTGGGAGAACTTCGTTATCAGCGAAAGAATAAAAGCTAACCAGTATGAAGGAAGATATGTAAACAGCTATTTCTGGCGAACCAACCAACAGCAAGAGATAGACTACATCGAGGAAAGCGACGGACAGTTTACTCTCTTCGAAATGAAATGGAATCCAAAGAGAGCAAATACTCAGTTTCCTGCTTCCTTCCTAAACACATACGATGTGAAGGATAAAACGATCATCACTCCCGAGAATTGGCTAGAGCACCTATAA
- a CDS encoding glycoside hydrolase family 43 protein, whose protein sequence is MKKKNIQTPVLSMAIAACMISHQQNAQAGENPSLQNDSVPYVTMPDVSPKLTTGDGNPLLDFMFTADPTAVEYNGRIYVYATNDQQQYDSIGGYGKNSYEYIKSLVMMSSDDMTNWTYHGIIKTDSIAPWIQTSWAPSIAKREEADGKTHFYLYFSNSGGGTAVLTSTSPIGPWSSPLNHSLVDTNTPGIAGECKAAFDPGVVIDDKGKGWLTVGGGCARIMRLGKDMISVDGPIKPIRAPHHFEANELNYINGTYVYTYNIDWQDFSDWPLPTEKPTTCCMSYMTSKTPLVTKSWKYQHNYMKNPGDYGFDYSNNHTHLHKFRGKWYVFYHTMSLQHSFNTTAGFRNVCVDEIQVDENTVNIHMGNQTLKGVKQIQPMNPFIIQQAETTAATQGVKFTNGKSIGDMYAVTVPNKTGIIAVRGVEFNKVPSSLEIKASGNGIIEVRRDRPDGEVIASIKVGTLQMKLIESQLQKNMTGTMDLCFVLKGNNITFDEWKFK, encoded by the coding sequence ATGAAAAAGAAAAATATCCAGACCCCTGTTTTATCAATGGCCATTGCTGCATGTATGATATCTCACCAGCAAAATGCGCAGGCCGGAGAAAATCCGTCCCTGCAAAATGATTCCGTGCCTTATGTAACCATGCCGGATGTTTCCCCTAAACTCACCACAGGGGATGGAAATCCCCTGCTGGATTTTATGTTTACAGCGGATCCAACTGCAGTAGAATATAATGGCAGAATTTATGTGTACGCAACAAACGATCAGCAACAATATGATTCAATAGGCGGTTACGGAAAAAACTCCTACGAATACATCAAATCTCTGGTGATGATGTCTTCCGATGACATGACAAACTGGACCTATCACGGAATTATTAAAACAGACAGCATCGCCCCATGGATACAAACATCATGGGCACCGTCGATCGCAAAACGTGAGGAAGCGGACGGCAAGACTCACTTTTACCTCTATTTCTCCAATAGCGGGGGTGGAACCGCAGTGCTGACATCCACATCCCCCATAGGACCGTGGTCAAGCCCGCTGAATCATAGTTTGGTAGACACAAACACTCCCGGCATAGCAGGAGAATGCAAAGCCGCTTTCGATCCGGGTGTAGTCATCGATGACAAAGGAAAAGGTTGGCTGACAGTAGGCGGAGGATGTGCTCGCATTATGCGTTTGGGAAAAGACATGATTAGTGTGGATGGCCCGATAAAGCCCATCAGGGCTCCCCATCATTTCGAAGCTAACGAATTAAACTACATCAACGGCACATACGTTTATACTTATAACATAGATTGGCAAGATTTTAGCGACTGGCCTCTCCCGACAGAGAAACCAACCACCTGTTGCATGAGTTACATGACTAGCAAAACTCCGCTGGTAACCAAAAGTTGGAAATACCAGCACAACTATATGAAAAACCCTGGAGATTATGGATTTGACTACAGCAACAATCATACACATCTACACAAATTCCGCGGGAAATGGTATGTATTCTATCACACAATGAGTTTGCAACATAGTTTCAATACAACAGCTGGTTTTCGTAATGTTTGTGTCGATGAAATACAAGTTGACGAGAATACTGTGAATATCCACATGGGTAATCAGACTCTGAAAGGCGTAAAACAGATACAGCCTATGAATCCGTTCATCATCCAGCAGGCCGAAACCACAGCAGCCACACAAGGTGTCAAGTTCACAAATGGAAAAAGCATCGGGGACATGTATGCCGTTACCGTTCCCAACAAGACTGGCATCATTGCTGTCAGAGGTGTGGAATTCAACAAAGTACCTTCCAGTCTGGAAATTAAGGCATCCGGAAACGGAATCATAGAAGTTCGCCGGGATAGGCCGGACGGAGAAGTCATAGCTTCAATCAAAGTCGGTACCCTGCAAATGAAACTCATAGAATCCCAACTTCAAAAGAATATGACAGGCACAATGGACCTCTGTTTTGTCCTGAAAGGAAACAATATCACATTCGACGAATGGAAGTTCAAATGA